GCCGACCGAAGACGAAGAGGACATGCTGGATCTGGCGTTCGGCCTGACCCGGACCTCGCGGCTGGGCTGCCAGATCATTCTGACCGAGGAACTCGACGGCCTCACGGTCACGTTGCCGCAGGAAACCCACAACATGCTGCTCGACTGACATGACCCTTTCGGATGCCGTCCGCGATCGGGCGGTGCCGACTCAGACCAGGAGCACGGTACTTGACCGGCACCCGGGGTGGCTGATGGGAACGCTTGGCACTGTCCTGCTCAGGCACTGGCTTGATCGCGCCATTCTGACGGCGATGATTGGCAGCTACTTTCCTGTGTCGCACATTTGGGCGGCCGCCGTGCTGGCGGCTACCGCCGCGACCGCCTTGTCAGAGCTCTGAGAGCGTCGAGCGAACGGTGCCGGCTGGCTGATGATACGGAGAGTTGCTGGCGCGAGGCTTTCTTCCGAGCGGAACAGGGGCTCGAACGTCACAAGGCCGAACATGATCGGCGCAGTGCGGCGCACCGCTACACGAACGGACGCGCGCTCTTCCGGTCGTGGCGCCGCCATGCGCCCGGCGTGCTGTTCGCCCCGCCTTCGCCGGGCGACGCGCGCGACACGTTCGGATACCATCGCGACGATCCCGGCAGCCTGTTCCGCGCGCGCGAGGCGGCGATCACGGGCCATGGCGTGGTGGAGCAGTGGATCCGCTCTCCCAGCCATCACGACAGCATTCGACGACACTGCCTAGGCCCATGTCTTCGAGCCGGAAGACGGCTATGACCACACGGTGGTAATGTGTCACGGCATTGCCCTTGAAGCCGAGGCCCTGGCCCATGGCCTGCATATGGCGCTGCCGCTCCTGACGCGGAGCATTCACGTCATCAAGCCCGAAGCGCCCTGGCACAGCCGTCGGCAGCCGGCCGGTCACCACGGCGGTGAGCCCTTCATGGCGATGGGGCCGGTCAGGGCGCACCACGTGTTCGCGACCCATGTGTGCGAGATCGCGGCTATCATCGTCTGGGCGCGCGAAACGGGCGGGGTGGCCGTGTCGGCTTGGGCGGCATCAGCCTCGGTGCGCTCAACAGCCAGCTTGCCGTGCAGCACGCGGCGGAATGGCCCGAAGCCATGCGGCCCGATGCGGCGTTGCTGATCACGACGCCCGAACATCTCGACGAAATGGATGCCGCTTCTGGCACCCACGGGGGAACCGTCGATCCTGCCCGACCGTATCGTCATGGCGCTCGGCAAGGCCGACAAGATCATGCCAGTCGATGGCGATCGCGATTTCGCCCGGCGCTGGCGCATCCTGCTCGAGAACCTGCTTGAAAGCTGGCAGGGTCATTTCAGCAAGTTGCTGGGGCTGGGTCGCGATCCCGGGCCCTTTGCACGGCTTGCCGAGATCCTGCGCTCTTGACCGGCAGCGGACAGCGACCATCTTGCCTGCCATGAACGCACTCGGCATCGACAAGGCACCGGAGGCCACCCGCGTTGTCGTCGCCATGTCGGGCGGGGTCGACAGCTCCGTGACGGCCGCGCTGGTGGCCGAGCAGGGCTTCGAGACCATCGGGATCACCCTGCAGCTCTATGACCATGGCCAGGCTGTGGGACGGCCGGGAACCTGTTGCGCCGGGGCCGATATCCACGACGCCCGTCGGGTCGCCGCGGCGCTCAACATTCCGCATTACGTGCTCGACTACGAGGGCCGTTTCCGCCAGCAGGTGATGGAGGACTTCGCCGACGCCTACCTTGTCGGCGAAACGCCGATTCCCTGCGTGCGCTGCAACCAGACGGTCAAGTTCACCGATCTTCTGAAGACCGCGCGCGATCTGTGTGCCGATGCCTTGGTGACCGGCCACTATGTTAGGCGAATCGATGGAACTGTCGGCCCGGAGCTCCATCGCGGCGCCGAACATGCGCGCGACCAGAGCTACTTCCTGTTCGCCACGACGCCTGATCAGCTCGATTTACTGCGGTTCCCTCTCGGTGCCATGACCAAGGACGAGGTGCGGGAGCACGCCCGTCGCCTCAATCTCACGGTCTCGGACAAGCCCGACAGCCAGGATATCTGCTTCGTGCAGCAGGGCCGCTATGCCGATGTCGTCGCCAAACTGAGGCCGGGAGTGGTCGAGCAGGGCGAGATTGTCGATCGCGACGGCAACGTCCTTGGCCGTCATGACGGGGTCATCAACTTCACCGTGGGCCAGCGGAAGGGCCTGAGAATCGCCGCCGCTGAGCCGCTGTTCGTGATACGGCTCGAGCCGCAGAACCACCGTGTTGTGGTGGGACCGCGCGAGGCCTTGATGCGTTCGGCGCTGACCGTCCGCGAGTTGAACTGGCTGGCCGGCGAGGCTCCGCCTGCCGACGGCATCGACTGCCAGGTCAAGCTTCGTTCGGCCCAGCCGGCGCTGGAGGCGCGCGTTTTCCCGCTGGACGGCGGGCGGGCGCTGGTTGAGCTTCTGGCGCCGGCTGAGGCCATCGCGCCTGGCCAAGCCTGCGTGATGTACGACGGCGATCGCGTCCTGGGCGGCGGCTGGATCGAACGGCGGCACGCCGCATGATCACGCGCCGCCGGTTTGCCGCGTCGCTCCCGGCGGCCAGGATGGCCTTGGCCGCCGCTCCGCTGATGCTTGCATGCGCAGACGGCGACGCCCTTGATGTCATGACCTGAGCGGGTTACCACGACGCCCCGATCTGGCAGGGGTCTGGCGGCGACTACCAGGTGCCTATTTTCTCGCTGGCAGCGACGGATTCGGAGATGTTCGAGAAGGTCTGGCAGGACTACATGCCCCCGCTGGCCCAGCCGAGTGCGGTCTGGGTCCACGAGTGGCGGGACGCCGCTCTGCTGCAGCCCTTTGCCGCATCCGACCTTCTGCATTACGGCGATGCCCGAGCACTTGCGCGACCGGGCGGGACGGCGGGACGGTGAAACGATGTGAGCCGTGCTGTTCACCTAGAACGAGGTCGGCATCATCTACCGCCGCGATCTGGTCGAGGTTCCGGATGGGGGCCTGTTCTGGGACGGACGCTACGCCCGCAAGGTGGCGATGACCGACCAGATGCTCGAAGCGTGCACCATGGCCACCCTGTTGCTGGGGACCGACGATCCGTTCGGTATCGACGACGACGATCTCGTCAGGATTCACGAAGAGCTGTTGGCCCAGCGCGACATAGAGCTGTTCCACGGCACCGATCCCGCCGTCCTGTCGCAGGCCATGGCCGCGGGCGAGATTGTCGCCGGCATTCGCAGCCGCTTCGTCGACAACCTCCTGCGGGCCGAGGGTACCGACGTCGGCGTCGCCCGCCCGCGGGAAGGCCCATGGTCTGGAATGTCGTGATCATGGCTGTCGAAGGAGGCTCGGGGAGCGAGCAGGATCGACTGGACTACGTGAACGCCGCCACCGTGCCTGATCCCGGCCGCTACATCATCGAGATCTTCCAAAACCTTCCGGCCAACTCCAGGAGCGTCGAGCTGGTCACGGATCCGGTCTTGTGCGAGACAATCCGCACAGCCGAACGTGAGGCGCTGGAGTACGGCGTGATCCTGGAAGCCTATACGCCTGAGATTCAGCAGAAGGTGGCGAACATGCTGGTTGAGGTTAAGCCGACTTCTAGGTCGGGGCGGGGCCCGGCACGCCTTGACTTGCCCGGGGCGCAACCGTATACGCCAGCCTCCCTTTAGGGCGGAGTAGCTCAGTCGGTAGAGCAGGGGAATCATAATCCCTGTGTCGGGGGTTCGAGTCCCTCCTCCGCTACCACTTCCAGCCAGAGTCTTTGGGTTGGAACGTGCTTGCCAGTCGTATGGGTAAGCTCGTTGTTTTGGCGGCCTGCCCGCCTGACCACCCCCTTCCCGTCTCGGACCTCCAGGGCGCTGCAAGCGTTCCTCTGATCGCACAGCGCGATCCGCCCCCGTCGCCAAACCCTGACGGCGATTCCGTCCCAACAGAAACAGCGGCTCTGGATCAGCCGAACAGGATGTCAGAACGGATGATGTACTTCTGACCGCTTGCGATCGGTTCGCTTGAATGAATGCAGTGCAGCGGGTGAAAGCCATGGGGGAAGCAGAGTGCTGCACCCTTGGGCGTCCGGATTTCGACGAGATTGATGTCATTGTGACTAGCGGCGGGCCCGGTCGGGTCCGACTTCCTGACCAGGAACTGCGTTCGGCCGCCCTCGTATCCGTCGTTCAGAAAGAGCAGATAGGTGTACTGACTGAGTTGGCCCGGATAGGCGTCGGCCACGAGCTTGCCATTGATGACACGGCTGCCGGTCCATGACCCATCCGAGTGCGGCTTGAAGAAGTCGCCCTGGTCGTAGCGATAGAAGCGGAACCGGGCGTTGAGACCGGTTGCCGAACGGCCATGGCCATCGACCTTCTCGCTTACCAGTTCCATGCAGCGTTCCCACAACCGGGCATCGATTGCCGCGCTGACTACCCAGTTCAGATTCAGGTTGTGGCGAACATCACGAGCGAGCGACACCGGCGCATCCTCGTGAAAGCCCAAACGGTCGGCGATCTCGACAAACGCATCGGCTTCGTCTGGCGACAAGACGTTCAGAAGCTGAAAGGCGCCGGGGACCTCGGCAAGGTCCACCCGCGTGACATCATCGGCGTCACGATCTTCGAACAAGTCGACCGCATCGGGCCTGTCGGTCCATAGTGGCAGAGGATCAGGGCCGTTTCCGAGCTCATGACCGACAATGTAGAAGTCTTCAGACACACCGAAACTCCCAAGGCTGCCGGCGCAGCTGCCGGATCATCCTACGCCTGGCAGGGTAACGTCGCGCCGGTCCAACTGGAATGGCGGCTGGAACACTCGCAATATCCTTTTGCTGTTGCTTGGTGCATGCTGAGGTCTGGCCGCGCCGTGGCGGCAGATCGTAGCGCCACACTGGCAATGTCGCCTTGGCGGCGGGCATGGTGACCGAGGACCGCAGCGTCGCGGCCGACCTGCCGGTCGCGGTTTGGGTCTATCGCCGGGAGGAGCCGCGTGGCCCGCGCCCCTGCATCCTCTTCACGCACGGTGGCGGCTTCATGCTGGGTGATCTCGACAGCTCCGATTCGATTGCTTGGGTTTTGCCCACGAGACCGGTGCCGTGGTTGTCAGCGTCGACTATCGTCTGACGCCCGAGAACCCGTACCTGGCGGCGGTCGAGGACTGCCGTGCCGTTCTGTTCGATCTTGCCGGTCGTCCTGATGCCTGGGGGATTGATCCTTCACGCATCGCAGTCGCCGGTGCCAGCGCCGGCAGTAACTTCACGGCCTCGCTGTCTCTGTAGGCACGTGATCACGGTGGACCGGCACTCGCCTGCCAAGTCATAGTCTATTCCGGTATGGGTCTCGACCAAGACTATCCGAGCTATATTGAGCATGCCAGGAGCCCGGGACTGACGACGGCCGGCACAAAGAAGTACCGCGACCTCTAGCTGCTGCACGACCGTGAGGCGTCGGACTCTTGCGCTCGGCCCGTGATGACCGAGAACCGTGGCGGTCTGGGTCCACGCGGCCGGGATTGATCCGATCCGAGACGACGCACGGGAGTATGCGGCGAAGCCGGCCGCTGCGGGGAACGATGTCTGCTAACGCAAAGCACACGGCATGATCCACGGCTTCATGCGTGCCTGCTTCACCAGTGCCGCCGCGGCGTGCGAATACACCCTGATCTGTCGCTTCCTGAAGGCGTACCCGAAAGAGACCTGGAGCGGAATCAATTTCATCGGGATGATATCCTGCGGCAGCGAAGAGGTTCGCGCCGTGCTGTGGCGTGAAGGTATCGATGATCGTTGCGATGGCCTCCCGGAGATCATCGACGGTTCTGGCGGCATCCGGCGTCGAACGGGCGGCCATGGCGATTTCGCGGACTGGATTGCCGACCGGCTCGTCTTCGAGCAGGTCGGCCGGATCAATGCACACGCCGAAGACTTTTTCGA
This sequence is a window from Rhodospirillales bacterium. Protein-coding genes within it:
- the mnmA gene encoding tRNA 2-thiouridine(34) synthase MnmA, which encodes MNALGIDKAPEATRVVVAMSGGVDSSVTAALVAEQGFETIGITLQLYDHGQAVGRPGTCCAGADIHDARRVAAALNIPHYVLDYEGRFRQQVMEDFADAYLVGETPIPCVRCNQTVKFTDLLKTARDLCADALVTGHYVRRIDGTVGPELHRGAEHARDQSYFLFATTPDQLDLLRFPLGAMTKDEVREHARRLNLTVSDKPDSQDICFVQQGRYADVVAKLRPGVVEQGEIVDRDGNVLGRHDGVINFTVGQRKGLRIAAAEPLFVIRLEPQNHRVVVGPREALMRSALTVRELNWLAGEAPPADGIDCQVKLRSAQPALEARVFPLDGGRALVELLAPAEAIAPGQACVMYDGDRVLGGGWIERRHAA
- a CDS encoding 2OG-Fe(II) oxygenase, with translation MSEDFYIVGHELGNGPDPLPLWTDRPDAVDLFEDRDADDVTRVDLAEVPGAFQLLNVLSPDEADAFVEIADRLGFHEDAPVSLARDVRHNLNLNWVVSAAIDARLWERCMELVSEKVDGHGRSATGLNARFRFYRYDQGDFFKPHSDGSWTGSRVINGKLVADAYPGQLSQYTYLLFLNDGYEGGRTQFLVRKSDPTGPAASHNDINLVEIRTPKGAALCFPHGFHPLHCIHSSEPIASGQKYIIRSDILFG
- a CDS encoding alpha/beta hydrolase fold domain-containing protein yields the protein MGFAHETGAVVVSVDYRLTPENPYLAAVEDCRAVLFDLAGRPDAWGIDPSRIAVAGASAGSNFTASLSL
- a CDS encoding acyl carrier protein — translated: MKRPARWYQPDPRLWHDALSRRIAETLAIELDVPTVNAEAGFSDSGGDSLSALATSLHVEKVFGVCIDPADLLEDEPVGNPVREIAMAARSTPDAARTVDDLREAIATIIDTFTPQHGANLFAAAGYHPDEIDSAPGLFRVRLQEATDQGVFARRGGTGEAGTHEAVDHAVCFALADIVPRSGRLRRILPCVVSDRINPGRVDPDRHGSRSSRAERKSPTPHGRAAARGRGTSLCRPSSVPGSWHAQYSSDSLGRDPYRNRL